GTTCGATGGGTTTTATGCGTCGTTCTCGGTAATTCTCGAGCGAGTAACTCTTCTGCTCCTTTCTTCATTCCAAATTAAAAATCATCTGACTTTTTAACTCGAAGTTTATCTactcattttatttaaaaaaattgtacaaatatagttaaatttaagttattcttgatgaacttgtattgataaaacaTGTTAtgacaaaagaagtgatattttgaataaatttttgaataatacGAGTGATCAAAGTTggtgtaaaaaaaatcaaaacaaccTAGCACtatttaacttttttttttctcttgttcATCTTCTAATTGGGCAGTCGCAGTACTACCTTTGCATCGGACAATGAGACACTGACAACCGTACCCCCACCAACGGCTGCAGCGATGCCaggccccacctgccagcgaaACGCCCCGACTTTTGGAGCGTACTCTGTTTAGCGGCTGCAAGGAGACAGCTAaccgtttagttctcaaaaattttcacccaaaatttttcacctcccctttaaacacatgtatgaagcactaaatgtaattaaataacaaaactaattacacagtttggatgtacatgacgagacaaatcttttaagtctaattagtgcatgattagccataagtgctacagtaacccacatgtgctaatgacgcggtcaaaggcctcaaaagattcatctcgtggtttccaagtaagttctgaaattaattttttaattagtgcccaaaaaaccctcccgacatctggtcaaacaatcAATGTGACctttgatccaaaaattttcactaactaaacaccccctaaaaTAATCCCAGCAATAAGGCGCGCCCCAGGCGGCCATGGAATGCGCGTGCTGCCCGATGCAACAACACTCCAAGGCACTCACATTGCTTTtgatctctcctctcctctcctctcttctcctcccCGGCTCACTCTCTCGCCCTCAACACCAAGAAAAGATCGATTCCGGAGTGTCGAGTCGATCGATCGCAAAGAACTCGATCACCCGGGTTCTGAATCGCGCCATCTCGGCCTGATATCGGCGTAGGAAGAGTTCACCTCGATCGGAGGCGACATCAGGCGGTCTTGTTCTTGGATCGAACCGATGATGGCGGTGAAGGGCTACTTCCGGGCGCCGAGGCTCCCCGggcggaagcagcagcagcagcagcaggcggagcTGTACGGCGGGGAGAGCCCGAGCGCCGCGCTGCTGGACGCCGGCGACGGGATGGCGGCGGTACCCAGGGGGTACTTCGCGGTGTATGTGGGCGCCGAGGCGCGGTGGTTCGTGGTGCCGACGAGCTACCTCCGCCAGCCGGCGTTCCGGGACCTCATGGAGCgcgccgccgaggagttcggATTCGCGCAGGCCGGCGGCATCCGCATCCCGTGCCGCGAGGACGACTTCGAGGCCACCGTCGCCGCGTTCGACGACGCTGttgcggcgcgccggcgccggcgccggcggcccggcagggtcggcacggcggcggccaaaTTGCCCAAGGCCTGGTCGTTGTAGCAAGCTAGAAACCTGgcag
This window of the Panicum virgatum strain AP13 chromosome 1K, P.virgatum_v5, whole genome shotgun sequence genome carries:
- the LOC120651012 gene encoding auxin-induced protein X10A-like; the encoded protein is MMAVKGYFRAPRLPGRKQQQQQQAELYGGESPSAALLDAGDGMAAVPRGYFAVYVGAEARWFVVPTSYLRQPAFRDLMERAAEEFGFAQAGGIRIPCREDDFEATVAAFDDAVAARRRRRRRPGRVGTAAAKLPKAWSL